The Pristis pectinata isolate sPriPec2 chromosome 16, sPriPec2.1.pri, whole genome shotgun sequence region TTTAAAGAACCTAACCACAAAGTAATCACTATTCATGGATCAAATGATTTCTGTTTGCTGAGGAAATTCTTTGCAAGTTGTAATGATTTGGCAGGTTGCTTGTTATCAAGTCTCTGTTTCATGTATTCCATGCAGGATTCCATTTGCAGGCAGTTGATCAGAGAGCACTACAGCAGACAACTATTCAATCCATCCAACACTCTCAGCAGCAACAGCAACCACCtcaacaacaacagcagcagcagcagcagatgaTGATGATGCTGATGAtgaagcagcagcaacaacaacaacagcaacaacaacagtCGGACTCAGCAAAATCAATTAGGATTCCGATGACCCCTAATACACTTCCATCAAAAACAACCTTAACTCCAGATGCGTCAAGAATGCCAATGACCACAGCTGGTAATAAAGCAGTCATGGTAAGCTTGCCTGGCCAGAGTGGAGTGCCACCATCACCAGATAAATCGAggatgcctttattagttggcCATCAAGCTGGCAACACACTAAGGAAGATGACTTTTcaggaaaatattcaaaacatCCCATCATCAGTCCCCGAGGAAGGAAATCCAGCTGCACATCATCCTGATGGAATAGGAACTGAACTTTCACTTTCCACTGGGGCCCAAGTAAATCCAGGGCCACAACCTGTTCCCCTACCGACCCAAGTGCTCATCACTGGGACTAAGCCTGGACATTCTCAAATCCCAACACCGCAAGGTGCAAGTCCGCAGCAGCAGGGACCTCTTCCTTTACAAGGCGGTCACAACATTCATTTTCCTAACAACAATACTACTACTACTACACAGACCTCGAGACCAAAAACACCAAATCGAGCAAGCCCCAGGCCCTACtttccccacacacccaccagtaGACCACCCAGCACAGAACCTTCTGAGATAAGTTTATCGCCTGAAAGGTTGAATGCTTCTATTGCAGGTCTTTTTCCTCCTCAAATCAACATTCTCTTGCCTCCTCGGCAGCCCCCTCTAAATAGAGGCTTTGATCAACAGGGACTAAACCCAACTACTCTGAAAGCGATTGGACAGGCCCCAACCAGCATTCCTCCCCTTGCTACCAACTCATCTGTTTCCACAGCATCACAAGCAAATAAACTGGATTCGGTTATAGTCAGTTCGGCAAAACAGGTTACTGGGAAACGTGCAAGTCCTAGTACTAGCAGGAGAGCCAGCACTGGGTCCAGTAGAAAAACTGGTCAAagttcaggtagacaaagtggGAAAGGCTTGAAATCAGTCctgacccttcagcagaacccaGCCATCATACCAAACATGGATGTACAAAAGAACATTCTAACAAATGCTGCACAAGTTCTGTCAAATTCTGGAAGTTTGAGTGATCCTAGCAATGCAGTTCCAAGTACTCCAAATCCACCAATTTCTATCAGAATTTTGGCTAACAATCCTGAAGAAAGCAAGGAAGGTCCACCTTTGTCTGGCAACAGTGTGTTGAAGCAGGTCTCCAGTAACAAGGAACAGATGACATTTGAATGCAATCCTCAAAACGTAAACAAATTGGAGAAGAAAAATGGTTCTGAGATTCAAATAAAAAAGGGAATTAAGCCACCGGATACCAGTAGACCTGGTGGACGTGGAGATGAGAAAAGCCTACCACCTTTAAGAGAGATTCCTATTTCGCTTAATCAACTTCTGGACACTTCTGGTAGTCCTGGTGCTACCATTAAGACCACTAGTTCCAATCAAATGGAACAACTTATACCTTCTGGAGATAAAGAGAAAGCAGTAACACCAGATGAACCTGTTAAGGAAATTCCTAGTGCATCGGCACAAGTTGTTTGTGACAGTGGCTTAGCCCCAATTCGACAGGAAGCAGGAGAATTAAACATTAATGTGACTCAGAGTGGTCCAGCCATGGTGCCCACACCAGTAGTGTCTGCATCTATTTCTGCGTCAAATCCAATTACAGTGTTTTTGAGTTCCAGTCCCATTAAATCGACaagcaatgtaactgcacctgcACAGACTCAGTCCCAGCCTACAGTTGTTTCATCTGTAGTCACAATGCCACCCTTGGGTAATAAAGTGGTATCTGAGGTACAGCCAATGGTACAGACAGGTTCACAGCCAGCATTCATCACTGCACCTGTGTTTATAAATACATCTGTATTCCAGGTTGTTAAAGAACCTTTGTTATCTCAATCAACCACCGTTCCTAAAGTAACTTTACCTTCAACTTCTTCATTGGTACCCCAGTCTGTAACTGTAATCCAGGTATCTCACACTGCTCAGAGTTCATCGTGCTCAGCAGTTTCAACTACCCCACCTGTTAATAGCTCCATTAACTCTTCTGCACCAACGAGTAGAATGCTGGTTCAGAGGTCATCTGCATCCCCAGTTCAGCCACCTTCCACCTCTCCGGCTCCTCCAAACATCTCCTCACCATCTCCTCACAGGCCAGCTGCAGACTTCAACCTCAGTGAGTCTCTTCAGAATAACGGCATGGTTGACCAAAGCTCTTCAGCTTCATCCCACGCAACTGCAGTTGCAACGTCACCTACTTCAGCTAGCCCAGGTAGCTCTAATAGTAGTAGGCGAAGTCCAATATCATCCAACAAAGGAAGAGGGAAAGTAGATAAAATTGGTCAGTTCCTTATGACCAAGGCATGTCAGAAGGCATCCCCAGATAAAAAAGATGACCCAGCAGTATCTGAATTGGCTTCCCCAGGTGTTGATGATCAGGTACCAAAAGCAGCACTTTCTGGTAATCCTGAAGGAGAAGTTCCTCCTACAGAAACCAATCAGGCCAATATTTCTTCTCCAGCTAGTCAACCAGATATAGGCACTTCTGTTAACATCACCCTTGGTACaactagcagctctacttcttcTGTCTCTGTTTCCTCACCTGCAAGTACATTGAATAGCACTTCTCAAAGCAATGTCACATCAGCTGCCAGCCCCCAGAACCCTGAGCCTGAATCTGTAGTACCTGTTGGTGATAGCAGTCTTGCAGTCTCTCAATCTGAGGGAAGTTGTTCGTCAGCAGAGAAAGTGGGAACAGATAAAGAACACCTACCAAATACAGGTATCTAATTGGTACTGTGCATGTGTTTGCAGAATTCTGTGTGAATTAAGTAAGCATCAGCACATAGTCTTATTTGTTATAATTTTAAGTAGACTATAGTTTTAACCACCATGTCTACATCTTTGAGTTGCTTCTAAATTTAAGATCAATCATCCCTGTACCAGTGGAGCATAATCTGTCACACTACTCAGCTTGGTACTGCATGTTTTGATTTTTGAGCCATCTAAAAGCTTATTAGCTATCTTGAGAATAGAAAGCAAAATTGGCAATGTTATGCCAGACTAATCCAAATTATTCTATATTGTTGCATGCATTTTCTAAACCATCAGTGTTTTAATTACCAAATCTGTGGAGATCATTGTACAATTTCTTTTGGTCACTGTTTGAATGTCCTCTACCATTTTATCCAAAAGCAGAATTTTTAAACAAgtatcagtgatttttttttttacctaGTTAATTCTTGAAAGAGAATGGAGATTAGTGTAGTGTCTTTTGCAACCTTGGAGCATTCCAATTCaagccaattaaatatttttaaagttcatTCACTGTTGTGCTGCAGGGGGAAAaacagccattttgtgcacaaaGGTCCCATAAACATCGAGTATTACTAACAAAGATTCAAATGTTGTGTGATAAATATTTGCCAGAATATCCAGCTATTCAGATAATGGGGTGACCTCTTTAATATCTGCCTGAGAGGACTGCTGGTGACCCTTGATCTATTCAACCAAAAGGCAGAACCTCAGACCATGCAGTaatccctccagcagtttataaGCTTGAATGTAGGTATTTTTCACTTCCCTAGGGTTTGgttttacagccagtgaattaCTCttcaaaccagtgttttgtattCACAGGTTAGTCGGTGCTTTAATGACTGATAATGCCCTTACTAATAAAGACTTCCTGTGTCTGGCAAAATCCATTATTAACAAATAGTCATTCAGGCCAATCTTATTTAATTACTCAAATATGTAGTCTACCCCACCAGTCCcaactattgaatgattccaggCTTATGTGCATAAATTTTCAATCGTCCTGAATAATAAGAACATAGATATGATGAGGTGATTGGCTTTTGAAGTTGGATTCCCTGCTTCATCAAAGAATGCTATTATGCAATTCTTAAATTTCTCCACTGGTTGGTGCTGGAGCCAATGTTACCACAAAAGATTTCAATGCATGTGGATGAAAGTGTCCAAAGACACAATCATTCAGTCATAATTAGACACCAGTGACATTTAAAACACTACTGTAGGAAAAGCACTTAAATCAATGATAATGAGAAGATAATAGTAGTGCTATTTCCAGTGGAACAGTAGAACAAGGCTTTTAACCTGCAGAAGGGCTTGAATTGGATGAATACAAACTTCTTTCTTTGGAGAAATGATAGGCCATCCTTGTAAAATTGCCGGTGAACAGAAGTCAGAACTTTTTTCTGCGGCAAGAAGATTAGTGGAGCAAGAAAGGCTTTGTTGCAGGAAATAGTATGAGTAGTGACTACTACCTCTTAAGGAAAAGTTAGTCAAATATTTAGAACGTGCGTATTGGTTTTAGATTGCTTTAACATATCTTGATGTATACATAATGGTCAAATGGTTGTATGCCAGTGAGAGTTAGGATAAGCAAAGAAGGCCCTTAACAAGATTTGTATTTTGGAGTTTTATGGATGGAACAGTTTGGTTCCATCTTAAACACACAAAATATCCTTCTAAAGTACTAGTGCAGCTCTAATTAAGGATCGGATGTACATAGTACTAGTGCTGCTCCAATTTAGGGAGTAATGTTAATAAATAGTCAATTTTGGACAACATCCAGTGTAgaaccaggccatttggtccagtgGTACATGGGACTTCTGAGCTCCACAAGCTTTTTCCCATCATGCCACATCTGCCCCCATCAATATAACCTGCTCTTGATGTACCTAACTAGCTTCACCTCAGTACACACACTACTTATCTCAGTTATTCGTTGTAATAGTGAGTTCCACATTGCAACCACTCCAGGCAAAGAAATTTTCACCCAAATTCTTTGAATTTATTGTTTTCTACCTTAAATGAGTTTTATTTCTCCACTTCTAGCTGGCAATTCTGATTCTTCTCATGTCTCCCTCTTTATCTGATCTATTCTTCCCTTGGAAGGTAATCAGATGTTAACTTGGCTTGAATTGTTGCAGCTTTCAGTCTAGTTTTAACATTTTTCCACTTCCTTTTGGCCCAGTTCACTGTGGCATTGCTTCTGTCTGGGTGCTAGAAGATATCTCTATTGGAGGATACTATTTTTCCAACACCTCTTGTCTGCTGTTGTCCCTGACCATGTGGCTAGAAGATTACCATTTGGAGAAAGGCTGAACATGTATTTCACAAGAGGTTGGGATTTTAAGAATGCCCATGCAAGGAGCAACAAATGTAAAATGGGCCTCTTCATATCAAGGAcaagacacaagattctgcagatgctggaatctggagcaatatacacaaaatgccagagaaaCTCAACAGATCTACACTGGATGTTgtccagcatctatggagggaaatgaacagttgatgtttcgggtcgagaaccttcatcggGTCCTAAaggagggtctcaacctgagatgtcgactgtttatttccctccatagatactgcctgacctgctgagttcctccagcattttgtgtattgctcttgaTATCAATTTGATATCAAACTccagtcattttttaaaaaaatttatctaCCCCAGCCCCACTCTACAACTAAAATTGGCGTACCTGTTGTATACAAATATGTAAGAGGATTGCTGATCACTCAGTTTATAACTTTAAATTTGCAAAGGCCcagcaatatttttaattgtgtAGCTGTATTGTAAAACAATTTTAAGTGGTTCTGGATCATCCACAGAGATCTCTCCATTTGAAATAGAAGTAAAACCCATTGAGGCAACTCTTATTTAATTAAAGATCATTAGTGCTGCTTCATGCTTGGGAAGAACTACTTAGAATACTACATGCACcctcttttcccttgtaccaccgtaagtacttgtgttttgaaattatctgtatggatggcatgcaaaacttcttccactatatctcggtacacatggcaataataaaccaataccacatgCCCCACAGCAAACCCTTTAATGGGCCGTGACAACACAGCTTTTCTTTCCAGTACAATCCTATCAGGAGCTCCACATCTATATCTAACCTCTGCCAGTACATCTGTTCTGACGTTTGCTGATAAAGCTGCTGGTAGCTAATTGCAATAGAGAGCTGAGTAGACAAAAGGGCTGGGTCAAAGGATAGTGTCTTCCTGGCATAGCCATAACACTCGACAGCTAAATTGAGATGGGTATTAAAGAATCGAGTGCAAAAACAAATTCAGAGGAAGATTGCAACAGTGTGGGTAATCTACAGCTACAATTCAAATTTGACCAAAAATTCTCTTTGCACTGATATTACCCTGTATTTTAATAGCATACatcattcctttcccctcccctccccacccatttttCAGACAAATCAAGGCAAAAattgtacaaaagcaaaatattttggatgctgaatctgaaataaaaaaaacaaaaaatactaaaTCACAAGTGACAACAATGGTAATGTCTGGAACATTGACTACTGGTAATTTTGAATGACTGATGTCTTAATTGAGGCAGCTCGGGTGGCAGAGAGGTGACAGAACCTATACTTAATAGTGACTTTATCTCCCTATGAGTGAATCATTTACTGAATCAAAACATATTCTTCCTGTTGGaattttttctaatttttccatAACTTGGACCCTTATTTAGCTTTCAAACATGCAAGTTTACTGActaaaaagaaaatgaagcaaaaaaaactgctggaggaactcagtgggttgatcagcttctgtgggggtggggagggggcaaggaattgttgatgcttcaggtcaagaccctgcatcaggaccagaggGGAGGCTTGAGGCAGGGGCTGACAGCTGAATCATGGAAGGATGCTGGACAAAAGTGCCACAttggggagagtgaaggtggggatagctgctggaaggtgataagcggggatcctggatagagtagacgtggagaggatgtttccattagggagtctaggatctgagggcacagcctcagaatagagggacatccctttaaaactgagatggggaagaatttcttcagccagaggggggtgaatttgtggaatggtggagcagactcagtgggcctaatagtctaattctgctcctatgtcttcatGGCCTTATGGACGCACAGGTTATGATGTGAGGAAAATGATAATTGGCACCATTAAGGGAAAGAggaagggcagatagaaccagtgggggggagtggaggaatCAGAGGACAGATAGGTTGAGGTCTCAAGTCCACACACTTCTCCCACCGCATCTCtaccttaatggttcccattatcatttTCCTTACttaacagattccagcacttgtagcctttgtgcccctgcttatcaccctccaagCCTGTATTTCCaacttcaccctcccccacctggctccatctgtctgtcatcctccttggtccaccttcTGGCTCCTGTgtcaccccttctctttataccagccacctTGCCTCGTCACgctgtcctggtgcagggtttcattgcaaaacatcgataattcctttcccctctcttCAGGTGTTGCTctacttgctgagttcctctagcagtttgttatttttttctgctccactttccagcatctgtctctttttttaaaaaaaatatatgatCCAGTTCCATGCAATTGTACATCATAGAAGGAGACAATTCCCCTTCTGCTTCTCCataattctgatttctttttttcccttttcaaggATGCAACCAATTTTGTTTTGACAGTTACTGTTAAATCTGCTTTCACCTCTTtcagacagtacattccagatcataatatCATGCCGCAAAAAAACTTCTCATCTTTTCTATTACACTGGTTCCTGTAATCACCGACTCTCCTGTCAGTGGAAACAATTTCCCCCTTTCTATTCTAATcaaaaattctgaaatttttATATTAAATCTCTCATTAGCCGTCAGTCTTTGGTTTCTGCACAAAACTGAATTGTTAAATAAACTTCTACCAGTACAGTCAGATGATAATTGCCCACAGAATAGGCCAAGGTCACTTATCTTTATTTTCCCCATTCCTATTGGAGACAAAATTGGAATTCACTTCCATCCTCTATTGTTACTGGAATTGGGAATTCTTAAATGAAATTTTGGGTTGAACTACTGTTAAATCAGTGACAGTAATCAATGACCAATGTACTGCAACAGCTTAAGTTATTATTAAGCTAATAGTACCCTGCCTATCGTATACTGACGGCAGCCAGTGTAAATATTACTAAATGTTTTTGTGCATGCAAAGTTTCCCATTGGGTTTTCAATTAAAAATTTATGTGATTCCAATTCGCATTACTTGCAGTAACATAGTTTCCATTAATGTCTAAAAGCATTGGCATCCCATCTactatttttctgcattttctctttcgATAGTTGAGCAAAGAAAAGAGTCTTTGGAACATTTGGACACAGGACTGCCAGCCACAAGTAAGTAACTGAGGTTTTAATCTTTTGTGTACACTGTATTAAGTTCCTTGTGGCTACTAATCTTTTAGTTAAGAATACCTCAAACTGAGCCCCCATGGAatataaatttcaaataaaaatggaagCTCATCAGTAATATTTCCTCATAACAGTAATGCTTCCCCACAATGTGGATTGCATTACCACATATTATAGGCTAAAGATGGCAATTTAATACTGAATTTTCACTAGTTTCAACATCAGTTTTTGAGTTAAATGTGTCCATATCCCAGAAATGAAGGATATTCATTTGAGCATTAAGCATAACTaatgggtgggaggagggagagaacaaaaagaCTTTAGAATGTCCCCAAGGTGAGTTGGCCTTGGATTTCGTTTGACTGAGGCTTACTTTCGGTCTGACCCTCCCATAGTGCATTCCTCGTGTTCATATGATacgggaggaggccattcagttcatcaaaGTAATGCTGGCtttcagaacattcccatccgTCTCTTTGCCCCACTTCACCTATTCTCACTTACATGACCCCAAGGTATTCTTTTCTGAATCGTGGTCAGTCAAGTATCTAGAGTGACCTTTGTTCTTATGCAGGTTATGGTATGGATCATGCAGATCTGGCTATAGCTTTGTCTTCATTTTGACAGCAAACTTGCACCAAGCAAAAAGAATTTGAAGGCTTATTTTAGTGAACTGTTCGACCTGCGGTTGATTCTCTGTTCTGTTGATGTGGTAAATGGCAGGAATGCGTTGGAGAATCAAGCTACTGGTATCACCTGACATCTGTTGAAGAAAGGAATTTGCAGCATCTTTTCCATGTGGGAGTGGAAAAAGACTTCTCTTTTTCTGTGGGAGTGTGCTCTACTATTTCCCTTCCAGAGATGAGGGtgtttagcctatgaggagagatcgaattgcctgggactatacttgctggaattcagaagaatgagaggggatcttgtagaagcATCATAAATTATGaatgggatagataagatagaggcaggaaagttgcttccactggtaggtgagactagaactaggggatatagtaTTAAGATTCGGGGGATTAgaccagagatgaggagaaactgctttcccagagaatagtgaatctgtggaattctgtacccaaggaagctgtagaggctacctcattgaaGATATTTAAGACGCAGTTGGGTagacttttgcatagtaggggaattgagggttattgggaaaaggcaggatggtggagcaggctcaatggaccAGATgccttcctcctgctcctatttatgttTTTGTATTTCTCCTGCCTTGGCTGACAAAAGCaggcaatgaatttttttttaaacaagtcttCCCACCAAATGTGTAATTTTACAAGATCATATGTTAGAGACTTCAGTGCCGTGTGTATTTTTATATGATAACTGACAATCAGTGGCTATTATTTTTCATCAGCCATTTGGTGCGTGCAGCATGACTGCGTGGCAGACTTCAATCCTCCAATTGAACATTATCCCCTAGCTGCAGCAGTTGATTGTTGAGCTCAGTCATGgtggtcaccatctccaagaTGAAAGACactacaaaaattaaaataacctGCAAATTTCGTAACCTCGATCATAACCTAAACTTTGAGCCCCGTTGAAACTTAACTGTGTAAATCTGATGGAGATGCTCATAGTTGAAAGACAGAACTTCCAGAAGATGTGCTAAACCAAAGTTGATATTTGTCCTCCAAACAACAGAATTGAccatgagaacagaaaatgttggaaaaactcagcaggtcaggcagcttctgtgaaaagaaatagttaacatttcaggaggaATATCCTTggtttagaactgggaaagaaaaagcAAGTTGGTTAAAATTGGGGGTATCTTGATGTAGTAAAGTTCCTCATCTAGTAGTGGGGGTTTtgggccattgatccagagacttgAATTTGAATCCAACTATGGTATCTCAAGAAAGTAAAATACCAGTACAAAAAAGGTTTTGTCTCGTTAATGGCAAatgtgaaactactggattgttacaAATATCCACCTCACTCTTTCTAATCTGGCCTTTGGATGATTCCAagtccaccaatgtggttgattctttacTATTTAGAGGCAACTTGGGGTGGGCATGAAATGCTAGCATTGCCAGCAACGTACACATCCCATGAACACATAACGGTAAGCTAATAAGTTGAAAGTGGGTGGGATAGGACAAAACTTGAGGTTATGCAACACATCTGTGTAAAATACCAAAGAGTGACTGAAGGGGAAATTACTTGTCTCTGTTCCTGCTATTAATGGTTCATTAAGAGTGACTCATGAGGCCTTTCAATTTGCAAATTGATTCCTGTGTTTGCCGGCCTTAAtagctacatttcaaaagtgcttcTGAGTGCGGGGATGTGAAAAACTGCATCTAATAATGCATTTGCTTGTTACCTTGGCTCTCATGCTTCAGTGATTAAAAATGTATTCTTGGTATAATCCTGCCTGAACGTCCAGCAGGCTATTTATTATTTTAAGAATATGTCTTTTGTTTTCAGCACCTCCAGTTGTTCCAGAGCAAATATCGCCCAGGTTCAGTGCAACAAGGGACCACGGTGAAAAATGGTAAGATCACATTCAAAACATTAATCTCCAAGTAGATGAATACAAGATATGATCCTCGCAGTGGTACAATCCTTTACAGCCAATCACTTTATTGTAATGATTCATATGTACTTGAAACATGTTAACATGGCAGTTTAACACTGAGATCCATTTTGCATCAAAAACTTTTCACAAGAACTTCCCCTGATGCTACAATGCTACATCCATCTAGTCTGAACAATTACGGGTTTTATTTTTGATCCCTGGTCTATAATGAGTAGCTGGTCTCAGCTAAAGCAACAGTGGGGGTCTCAAGTTAGGATGGAAGCAAATGATTGCTTGGGATTCTCACTGGTGGGTTTCAAACTAACAAACCACCTGGTGGACTGTAAGGGCAACACTGAGATGCCATTTAAGTTGGCTCTGAACTTCTACACCATGGTTTAGCCTCCATGGTCAGCCATGTTATTGAGAGGTCGGTCAGGCTCAGTGGGCCTTACAGCCTACTCCTTGCGGACTTTTGTTGGGTTTTCctcttttcattctccccattttGTCTCTATCCTTGTCGAAAGTGGATTGCTGGTTGACAGCTATGAAAGGACTTTTAAAATGAGCATTTTGCAGTTAAAATGACATGTTTCATTAAGcaaaattttttttgtgtgtgtaggAGAAGACTTGAATGTTGCGAATGAAGTGGGTCAG contains the following coding sequences:
- the ncoa6 gene encoding nuclear receptor coactivator 6 isoform X3; translated protein: MPSENGKRVKNHTKAMKHLVTSLLDSKKLKLEKVEPWNSVRVTFNIPREAAERLRLLAQNNNQQLRDLGILSVQIEGEGVINLALVQQRGQEIRVNGPVNQIRMEPGFSLQGGQGLIRVNNPSAPMLPSSSNMAASLVSSGASSDLMQNRLPHPSTRPTAQPGMDSVLSTLNIQASGHPSGSLPQQPHIVQTMSANRQVAPANLQQHQLQGGRPPFNPAQISIAGTWNQVPTAAIQSPSTQGALGTLANPIWKKAPMPGQMQPQQLQARPPLATVQTPAHPPPPYPFGSQQTSQAHQTFSQPCTSPQFASPPPKNHQGGPPRVPTPLQQPHLTNKSPASSPSTFQQSSPSSSPTVNQPQQHIGPRTPQSSSLPQTFQPAVCQSSPSRGPIVQQGNLPAGFMMQANQVAQSPHSTIGSMQKRLPPTFPPGQPNQNFTQAQINQAVASATSMNSGILQVQPNQNAPHTGGPSNVAAQNPMNVQSHGPTNVMQANLLGLHGNMNNQQSINSQVNMGNVQGQQGPQSQFIGMHQQIAPSQGQVMNVQSQGPHPSNQMIISRPQLIQSQMMMATSQSHNVVAPRQRMTPPKQLHSQQGQQIMTTHGQLIGPQGQVVLQQSQMMGLPEQIVVSQVQGNKQGFNNQNQQNVIGGPGHMMRGPATNLQGNMVQFSTQMIQQNPLNGNSQGIGIQGQGLRPSVPHITQQHGDHTTSASDVNVTQMLPDLQMQQSAVPSHLQTMQPGNSAGSHFSAHGMTFSAPYSTTASGSQVSLVTASGFPNNKDVTLTSPLLVNLLQSDITSAQFAMTNKQNSQAVNKPKKKKPSRSQKKKNSGSQQAEEQTQHVDVAQQVPKVFWPFLMHEPRWISDTRQMQPGLDDGEPQQMTGEQGVGIDPAANKLSEFANRSAGFHLQAVDQRALQQTTIQSIQHSQQQQQPPQQQQQQQQQMMMMLMMKQQQQQQQQQQQSDSAKSIRIPMTPNTLPSKTTLTPDASRMPMTTAGNKAVMVSLPGQSGVPPSPDKSRMPLLVGHQAGNTLRKMTFQENIQNIPSSVPEEGNPAAHHPDGIGTELSLSTGAQVNPGPQPVPLPTQVLITGTKPGHSQIPTPQGASPQQQGPLPLQGGHNIHFPNNNTTTTTQTSRPKTPNRASPRPYFPHTPTSRPPSTEPSEISLSPERLNASIAGLFPPQINILLPPRQPPLNRGFDQQGLNPTTLKAIGQAPTSIPPLATNSSVSTASQANKLDSVIVSSAKQVTGKRASPSTSRRASTGSSRKTGQSSGRQSGKGLKSVLTLQQNPAIIPNMDVQKNILTNAAQVLSNSGSLSDPSNAVPSTPNPPISIRILANNPEESKEGPPLSGNSVLKQVSSNKEQMTFECNPQNVNKLEKKNGSEIQIKKGIKPPDTSRPGGRGDEKSLPPLREIPISLNQLLDTSGSPGATIKTTSSNQMEQLIPSGDKEKAVTPDEPVKEIPSASAQVVCDSGLAPIRQEAGELNINVTQSGPAMVPTPVVSASISASNPITVFLSSSPIKSTSNVTAPAQTQSQPTVVSSVVTMPPLGNKVVSEVQPMVQTGSQPAFITAPVFINTSVFQVVKEPLLSQSTTVPKVTLPSTSSLVPQSVTVIQVSHTAQSSSCSAVSTTPPVNSSINSSAPTSRMLVQRSSASPVQPPSTSPAPPNISSPSPHRPAADFNLSESLQNNGMVDQSSSASSHATAVATSPTSASPGSSNSSRRSPISSNKGRGKVDKIGQFLMTKACQKASPDKKDDPAVSELASPGVDDQVPKAALSGNPEGEVPPTETNQANISSPASQPDIGTSVNITLGTTSSSTSSVSVSSPASTLNSTSQSNVTSAASPQNPEPESVVPVGDSSLAVSQSEGSCSSAEKVGTDKEHLPNTVEQRKESLEHLDTGLPATTPPVVPEQISPRFSATRDHGEKWRRLECCE